The Dehalococcoidia bacterium genome window below encodes:
- a CDS encoding CAP domain-containing protein, giving the protein MRRLALALALVVALSLALVAWPPVAAQQDPEARLVQLINEYRAANGRSPLSVDTTLTAAARWLSNDMLEKDYFSHTDSLGRSLGERLQDFGFQGYAAGENIFMAWSSSQQATLGISEPEDVVTAWRNSPGHNAVMLTSYFTHIGVGRACGWWGSYYKCYWTADFGAMRSSSTPTPTPTPSPTPTSTPSPTPTPTPTPTPTLVVEWGDVDCDNGVTAIDALLILRHTVGLPTPSPGGCPALGHDVLVEGAPVSWGDIDLDGDVDAVDALLVLRKVVNLPTSFPLQGRVTVTRL; this is encoded by the coding sequence ATGCGCAGGCTGGCCTTGGCCCTAGCCCTGGTGGTGGCTCTCTCCCTGGCCCTGGTGGCGTGGCCACCTGTGGCCGCCCAACAGGACCCGGAGGCCCGTCTCGTCCAGCTCATCAACGAGTACCGTGCTGCCAACGGCCGGTCCCCTCTTTCGGTGGATACCACCCTCACGGCCGCTGCCCGATGGCTCTCCAACGACATGCTGGAGAAGGACTACTTCTCCCACACCGATTCCCTGGGGCGCAGTCTGGGCGAAAGGTTGCAGGACTTCGGCTTCCAGGGCTATGCCGCCGGCGAGAACATATTCATGGCCTGGTCTTCCTCCCAGCAGGCGACCCTAGGCATCTCAGAGCCGGAGGACGTGGTGACGGCCTGGCGTAACTCCCCCGGCCATAACGCCGTCATGTTGACGAGCTACTTCACCCACATCGGCGTGGGGCGGGCCTGCGGCTGGTGGGGCTCCTACTACAAGTGCTACTGGACAGCCGACTTCGGCGCCATGAGGTCCTCCTCCACCCCCACTCCCACTCCCACACCCAGTCCCACTCCCACTTCCACACCCAGTCCCACTCCCACCCCGACGCCCACACCCACGCCTACCCTGGTGGTGGAGTGGGGAGACGTGGACTGCGACAATGGGGTGACGGCCATCGATGCCCTCCTCATCCTGCGACACACGGTGGGTCTGCCTACGCCCTCCCCCGGTGGATGCCCTGCTCTTGGCCATGACGTGCTGGTGGAGGGGGCCCCCGTCTCTTGGGGTGATATAGACCTGGACGGGGACGTGGATGCCGTCGATGCCCTCCTCGTCCTGCGGAAGGTGGTCAACCTACCCACCTCCTTCCCCCTCCAGGGCCGGGTCACCGTCACCCGTCTGTAG
- a CDS encoding molecular chaperone TorD family protein, which yields MVVTERSLGTAAAEARRSIYELLREAFAFPTPELHDALRCGRWQSRFLEAASRLPYRLPMACGLQVPKDLRRLQDGYVALFDVGFRGPPCPLYSGHYARDRMRVMEELVRFYHFFGLRLRPGHLPDHITVLLEFMQRLAAAEAASGADAPSLRRAQRDFLARHLLWWVPQLARSVARRQAPRFYKALTALTARFLGSDQRYLTLLTDGGGGDR from the coding sequence ATGGTCGTGACGGAGAGGTCTTTAGGGACTGCAGCTGCCGAGGCGCGGCGCTCCATCTATGAGCTGTTGCGGGAGGCCTTCGCCTTTCCCACCCCCGAGCTCCATGATGCCCTGCGGTGCGGACGGTGGCAGTCTCGCTTCCTGGAGGCTGCCTCCCGTCTGCCTTATAGACTCCCCATGGCCTGCGGCCTGCAGGTGCCTAAGGACCTGCGTCGTCTGCAGGACGGCTATGTAGCCCTCTTTGATGTGGGGTTCAGAGGTCCCCCTTGCCCTCTCTACAGTGGCCACTATGCGCGCGACCGCATGCGGGTGATGGAGGAGCTGGTGCGCTTCTACCACTTCTTCGGCCTGCGCTTAAGGCCTGGCCACCTGCCCGACCATATTACCGTGCTCTTGGAGTTCATGCAGAGGCTGGCAGCGGCGGAGGCAGCCTCTGGCGCCGATGCCCCCTCCTTGCGCCGTGCCCAGCGGGACTTTTTGGCCCGCCATCTCCTGTGGTGGGTGCCCCAGTTGGCCCGCTCCGTGGCCCGACGCCAGGCCCCCCGCTTCTACAAGGCCCTGACGGCCCTGACAGCCCGCTTCCTCGGGTCCGATCAACGTTACTTGACCCTTCTGACGGACGGCGGAGGCGGTGACCGATGA
- a CDS encoding 4Fe-4S dicluster domain-containing protein yields the protein MAEAMRRGRQLALVFDLNKCIGCQTCSVACKVLWTRGEGQEYQWWIIVNTMPGRGHPRDWDQMGGGYRNGVPQPGRLPKREEWGGGWEFNYDEVFYGGKGEEAYLRPLGPQPQWGPNWDEDQGAGEYPNAYFFYLPRMCNHCTRPACLEACPRGALYKREDGIVLRDEGRCRGYQFCLEACPYKRIFFNFSRRISQQCIMCFPRVEKGVAPACVRQCPGRAVWFGYLDDEEGPVYKLVRQWQVALPLRPDFGTEPNVFYIPPLAPYRYNPDGTLDQENPRIPTEYLERLFGPKVRDALATLRSEMEKTRNGGHSELMDILIAYRWQDMFRPFDRDPVDTSWS from the coding sequence ATGGCCGAAGCTATGAGAAGAGGCCGGCAGCTAGCCCTGGTCTTCGACCTCAACAAGTGCATCGGCTGCCAGACGTGCTCGGTGGCTTGCAAGGTGCTTTGGACTCGCGGCGAGGGCCAGGAGTATCAATGGTGGATCATAGTCAATACCATGCCTGGAAGGGGCCACCCCCGCGACTGGGACCAGATGGGCGGCGGCTACCGCAACGGCGTGCCCCAGCCTGGGCGTCTGCCCAAGAGGGAGGAATGGGGTGGAGGGTGGGAGTTTAACTATGACGAGGTCTTCTATGGGGGCAAGGGCGAAGAGGCCTACTTGCGGCCCCTGGGCCCCCAGCCTCAGTGGGGCCCCAACTGGGACGAGGACCAGGGGGCCGGCGAATACCCCAACGCCTATTTCTTCTACTTGCCCCGCATGTGCAACCACTGCACCCGACCTGCTTGCCTGGAGGCCTGCCCCCGCGGCGCCCTCTATAAACGGGAAGATGGCATCGTCCTGCGGGACGAGGGGCGCTGCCGGGGCTACCAGTTCTGCCTGGAGGCCTGCCCTTATAAGCGCATCTTCTTCAACTTCTCCCGTCGCATAAGCCAGCAGTGCATCATGTGCTTCCCGAGGGTGGAGAAGGGGGTGGCCCCAGCCTGTGTCCGTCAGTGCCCAGGGCGGGCTGTGTGGTTCGGCTATTTAGACGATGAGGAAGGCCCTGTATACAAGCTGGTGCGCCAGTGGCAGGTGGCCCTCCCCTTGCGGCCCGACTTCGGCACCGAGCCCAACGTGTTCTACATCCCTCCCCTGGCCCCCTACCGCTATAACCCTGATGGCACCCTGGACCAGGAGAATCCACGCATCCCTACTGAGTACCTAGAAAGGCTCTTCGGGCCTAAGGTGCGGGATGCCCTGGCCACCCTGCGGTCTGAGATGGAGAAGACCCGCAACGGGGGGCACTCTGAGCTTATGGACATCCTCATCGCTTATCGCTGGCAGGACATGTTCCGCCCCTTCGACCGCGACCCTGTGGATACGTCATGGTCGTGA
- a CDS encoding U32 family peptidase: MTMFMLPTTFSESFLKALPDGPQWALYGSLPHQTGLRPWQWLPAASEGALAAHVEAARQRGIPFYYALNYTCFGAQEFTAEWQRWAVDMLAWLEGIGVEGVIVASPYLAEMVKRRSSLRLHVSLGAQVDTVPKVVFWQELGADAIYLDEAFNRDFQALEAARRVSRCQLFLSVNVGCILHCPLRINHGAFLSHARECPPTAYVDYSLLRCSLARATEAAQLLKAPWIRPEDLGTYEAMGFRAFKIWGRTQGEGWLLRVATAYAQGHYDGDLNDLLDPVDNVVPFGRLPYRLRNARLDGFLAGLRGRPCRLGCGACRYCEEWASRAVEVDGSPEEYQRPLRALLERITSGCFRAPTLGSRSWCPHGVRE, from the coding sequence ATGACCATGTTCATGCTCCCTACCACTTTCAGCGAGTCCTTCCTAAAGGCCCTCCCTGATGGCCCCCAGTGGGCCTTATATGGGTCCCTTCCCCACCAGACAGGGTTGCGCCCGTGGCAATGGCTGCCCGCTGCCTCGGAAGGGGCTTTGGCGGCCCATGTAGAGGCCGCTCGTCAGAGAGGCATCCCCTTCTATTACGCTCTCAACTACACCTGTTTCGGGGCCCAAGAGTTTACCGCCGAGTGGCAACGGTGGGCGGTGGATATGCTGGCCTGGCTAGAGGGGATAGGGGTGGAGGGGGTCATCGTCGCCTCCCCCTACTTGGCGGAGATGGTCAAGAGGCGGTCCTCCCTCCGCTTGCACGTCTCCTTGGGTGCTCAGGTGGACACCGTCCCCAAGGTGGTCTTCTGGCAGGAGTTGGGAGCCGACGCCATATACCTGGACGAGGCCTTCAACCGCGATTTTCAGGCCCTGGAGGCGGCAAGGCGGGTCTCCCGATGTCAACTGTTCCTATCGGTCAACGTGGGGTGCATATTGCACTGTCCCCTCCGCATCAACCATGGGGCCTTCCTAAGCCACGCCCGCGAATGTCCACCCACGGCCTATGTGGACTACTCCCTACTCCGCTGCTCCCTGGCCCGGGCCACGGAGGCAGCGCAGCTCCTTAAGGCCCCCTGGATCCGCCCGGAGGACCTCGGCACCTATGAGGCCATGGGCTTCCGCGCCTTCAAGATCTGGGGCCGCACCCAAGGGGAGGGGTGGCTCCTGCGGGTGGCCACCGCCTATGCCCAGGGCCACTACGATGGCGACCTGAACGACCTGCTGGATCCGGTGGACAACGTGGTCCCCTTCGGTCGTCTGCCCTATCGGCTGCGCAATGCCCGACTGGACGGCTTCCTAGCTGGCCTGAGGGGCCGCCCCTGCCGGCTGGGGTGCGGGGCGTGCCGGTACTGCGAGGAGTGGGCAAGCCGCGCTGTGGAGGTGGATGGCTCGCCGGAGGAATACCAGCGGCCACTGCGCGCCCTGCTGGAGCGCATCACCAGCGGCTGTTTTCGGGCCCCTACCCTTGGC
- a CDS encoding ethylbenzene dehydrogenase-related protein produces MQLALRTLLDPLRPQWERLPEEVVPLMGTPLHLQPTRYIRATWADRPYGVVRTVQVRVAFSSSHIFFRLQWPDAQPHMDYGDGTVFPDAAAVLFPINGDAPLLTMGSPEAPVNAWYWRADLSRPQNLVAHGLGTVAEAEGPELWAHATWRDGRWSLVLARALGDGGPTAVTLVPGMAVKVAFAVWEGGNQERAGIKSFSGIWRELEIGQGRG; encoded by the coding sequence ATGCAGCTAGCGTTGCGGACCCTACTAGACCCGTTAAGGCCCCAGTGGGAGCGGCTGCCGGAGGAGGTGGTCCCCCTGATGGGGACGCCACTGCACTTGCAGCCCACTCGTTACATCCGTGCCACCTGGGCTGACCGCCCATATGGGGTGGTAAGGACGGTACAGGTGCGGGTGGCCTTCTCCAGCAGCCATATCTTCTTTCGCCTGCAGTGGCCCGATGCCCAGCCCCACATGGACTATGGCGATGGCACCGTCTTTCCGGATGCCGCTGCCGTCCTCTTTCCCATCAACGGCGACGCCCCTTTGCTGACCATGGGCAGCCCCGAGGCCCCTGTCAACGCCTGGTACTGGCGGGCCGATCTCTCCCGTCCTCAGAACCTGGTGGCCCATGGCCTGGGCACGGTGGCGGAGGCGGAGGGGCCCGAGCTTTGGGCCCATGCCACCTGGCGCGACGGACGCTGGTCCCTGGTGTTGGCGCGGGCCCTTGGGGACGGGGGACCCACAGCGGTGACCCTAGTTCCAGGCATGGCGGTGAAGGTGGCCTTCGCCGTGTGGGAGGGGGGGAACCAGGAACGGGCGGGCATCAAGTCCTTCTCCGGCATCTGGAGGGAGCTGGAGATAGGGCAGGGAAGGGGGTAG